A DNA window from Gemella massiliensis contains the following coding sequences:
- a CDS encoding deoxyribonuclease IV — MNSLKIGSHVSMSGKEMMLGSVKEAASYGSDTFMIYTGAPQNTKRKPIEELRISEAKNLMKEYNISDIVVHAPYIINLANTIKPEIYKLAIDFLRLEIERTEKIGAKNIVLHPGSHVKAGEDKGIKSIIKGLNEVLTEDMVPNISLEIMAGKGSECGRSFEEIAQIIDGVVLNDRLTVTFDTCHVFEGGYDIVNNLDEVLTQFDKIVGLERIQVLHINDSKNSLGAHKDRHENIGYGGIGFDAINRIVHLSEFKHIPKILETPWYGENKEFAPYKYEIDMLRRGIFDIDFKKET; from the coding sequence ATGAATAGTTTAAAAATAGGGTCACACGTATCAATGTCGGGTAAAGAAATGATGCTTGGTTCTGTAAAAGAAGCTGCAAGTTATGGTAGTGATACATTTATGATTTATACAGGTGCACCGCAAAATACAAAAAGAAAACCTATAGAAGAACTTCGTATTTCTGAGGCGAAAAATTTGATGAAAGAGTATAATATTAGTGATATTGTTGTTCATGCACCGTATATCATCAATTTGGCAAATACAATAAAACCGGAAATTTATAAACTTGCGATAGATTTTTTACGCCTGGAGATAGAGCGTACTGAAAAAATTGGGGCAAAGAATATTGTTTTACATCCCGGTTCTCACGTAAAAGCCGGTGAAGATAAGGGGATTAAAAGTATCATTAAGGGATTAAACGAGGTACTTACTGAAGATATGGTACCAAATATTTCACTTGAGATAATGGCTGGTAAAGGTAGTGAGTGTGGACGAAGTTTTGAAGAAATTGCTCAAATTATTGACGGCGTGGTGTTAAATGATAGATTGACTGTTACATTTGATACCTGTCATGTTTTTGAAGGCGGGTATGATATTGTAAATAATCTTGATGAGGTTTTAACACAGTTTGATAAGATAGTAGGGCTTGAGCGTATCCAAGTATTACACATTAATGATAGTAAAAATTCTTTAGGGGCTCATAAAGATAGACATGAGAATATAGGATATGGCGGGATTGGATTTGATGCGATTAATCGTATTGTTCATCTTAGTGAATTTAAGCATATTCCAAAAATTTTAGAAACTCCGTGGTATGGTGAAAATAAGGAGTTTGCTCCTTATAAATATGAAATTGATATGTTGCGTCGTGGAATATTCGATATAGATTTTAAAAAAGAAACATAG